The genomic stretch CAGCAATGATGGGTTATGCGATCGCTAACCCATCCTACGCTTAATTCCAACAAGTAATTTTGCAAAGCATGAATGAAAATCATTGGTCTCTACTTCGCAGTCCAGCCAAATAACCATCAAGAAGAATGGCTATTCTTCGCATTCTTATTCTTCTTGACACTGGTGATTAATGGGGAATTCGGTATTAAACCGCTTGCAGAAAAAGAATCAATGGTTTTAAAAGCTCAAAATGGCGTTGCCATTTTGAGCTTTTTTATGACAAACTACTTTAGAACTGCAATGTATGTCGAAATATATTATTAAGTTAACTTTAATTTCATTCTTGGAATTTAAGTAAATGTAGTTCTATAATATCAAAGAATTATTGGGGGCGATAAATTTTTTTTGAATGTAAAATTTGGTGAATCAATCAAATATATTGTGAGTACTAATAGCAAAGATTATGTTAGCAATTAACTGCGTTTTAGATCAGAAAGTCGAAGGTATTGATCGGGCATATCTCACGGATGAAGATCTATTAAATGTAGAAAAGTTTGTTAGTGGTTTTCCATTGCGCGTGAAAACTTATAATTTATTGCGAGATCAATCAGATGAACTGGTCGTGAGATCAATAAGTCTTCTAGCTCAGCAATATCCAGAACTTGTTCAAAAAAGTTCGCGTGTTTGCAAATACGATATGTCTATTAATCTTCGATATTTAGCACTTTCAATATTGCGAGATGACGAAACTTTTTTTCGCGAAAGCTTAACTGAATGGCACGCTAACATTATCCATTCCTATGGCATTTCCAAAGAGGTTACTGTAGCCTATTGTTTGTTGCGTGATCTAACAAAAAAGATTGCTCCTCCAGAGTGTTTTAGTTTAATCAACCCATATTTTGAAGTTACTATATCTGCATTTCAGAAGAGTTCGTAGAACGATTGGGAAATGATTTTTGCACAAATTCTCATAATGGGAATGCTATTGCGAGAATTTAAAACCCTTACTGGATTTGGCTTTTAATTGTAGAAAGTGAAGTTACATTATCGAGAACTGGTATTACAAAGATTCGTAGCGAGACCTTATTATGCCAAGGTATTTATGGTAATTTACTAGCGAGAATTTTATTGGCAAGGCGGCTAACTTGAATGGTTACAGCAAAAGTTGCAACTAAGCCAACAATTTTAATAGTCCATTGAGCAATTTGAGTTTGTGGATTGCCAACTATGCTGATAGGCTGCATTCCCAGCAAAGCAACATCTCCAATGAGAGAACCCAGATAAACATACATAATTGTGGCAGGAATCATGCCAATTGAGCCTAGAATGTAGTCCTTCAAAGCCACACGGGTAACTCCAAAAACATAATTCAGCATGTTGAACGGAAAAATTGGTGATAGTCTTGTCAACAGAACAATTTTGAATCCATCGATCGCAACAGCCGCATCAATCGCTCGAAAAGTCATGTTGTTGCGAATCTTTTCACTTACCCAGCCTCGCGCAAAATATCTACCGATTAAAAAAGCAAAAATCGCGCCCAAAGTTGCGGCAACAAATACATAGATTGATCCCCATACCACGCCATATATAGCTCCACCGCCCAATGTTAATAACGATGCTGGAATAAATAAAATTGTTGCTAGATTGAAAATAACAATAAAAGCGATCGCGCCCATTGCCCCAAGCATCTTGACCCAAAGTAAGGTACTTTGAAGCAGATTAATGAATCTATCGTTGATGCTCAGTTTTTGAGAAACTGCTATCAATATAAGTACGGAAGCTATAAGAAATATAACTTTTAGCCAAAATTTCGGCGTATTAAATCGCGATCGCTTCATAAATACTTCTGGTAGCTTTCCGAGTCAAAATATTGGGCCTCAATACAAATTTTACTTTTTTGTTTTATGAAATTGCTATTTGTTTGCGGTAAAAACAGATTACGCAGCCCCACAGCAGAAACAATATTTATGAGTTATGAGGGCTTAGAGGTGGATTCAGCAGGAATAGATCGAGAAGCCGAAACACCTTTAAGTAGCGAAGCAATTATCTGGGCTGATTTAATCTTTGTGATGGAAAAATCTCATCGTAGGAAACTTTCTACAAACTTTCAGGCTTGGATTAAACATAAACGAGTGATTTGCCTAGATATTCCCGATAAATACGATTATATGGAACCAGCCTTAGTAGAGTTACTGAAAAAGAAAGTATTGCCATTGCTTGGGACTTTTTAGGTAGATTTATCGCTCCAAAAGATGAAAGGCGGCGCGAAGCGCCGCCTTTCATCTTTTGGGCTTTGGTTTTAATCCCTCAAAGTTTAGTCGCGCTGCTAGTTATACCAATTCACAAAAGTGTGGCAACACTTTCGTGAATTAAAAACCAAACCCAGTAAGGGTTTTAAAAACACAAAATGGCTACGCCTTTTTGTGTTTTGGTATTAGTGTGGATTCGCGTACATTTATGCTGTAATGACAGGTGAAGCTTGCGCTCTGCGTAACAAGCATCTGTTATTAAACTTTTTAGGCGCAAAGCGCTATATTGCAATCAAACATGGTGATTTCATCTCCTACGCCGACTTTCTTGGAAGGATATTGGCAAGACGGCTTTAGATTAGAGCAACACTTGCAAGAGTTCTTAAAACTAGATGCAGAAACGATTACCGAGAAACTGCAAAATTGTCGTTACGATTTAGAAAATTTAGGAAATACCGACTTTGACTGGGAAGAGGCAACAGCTTTTTACAAGGATAAAGTTGGTGAGATGTATTTGTTTAAACTTGGTACTTGGCATCTTGAGAGTAAGGACTACATTGGCGGTACGATCAAGCTAATTGCGGATCAAGCTAAGGGGCGGGTGCTTGATTTTGGTGGTGGCATTGGTACTCATGCGATCGCTGCTGCCATGTGTCCAAATGTCGATTCGGTGATCTATTGCGATATTAATCCGATTAATCGCGGCTTTGTAGAGCATCGAGTAGCGCAGTTAGGACTAAGCAATAAAATATCTTTTCGTTCCGAAATTCCATTAGAAGAAGCTTTGGAAGGATATTTTGATACGGTCTTATGTTTTGACGTATTGGAGCATTTACCCGATCCTAGTGGTCAGTTGATGCAGTTTCACAAGATGCTTTCACCTCAAGGAAAAATTATTGTTAATTGGTATTTCTTTAAGGGATTTGAAAATGAGCATCCAATCCATTTAGATGATCCTGAAACAGTAGATACTTTTTTCCGCACCTTACAAGCTAATTTTCTTGAGGTGTTTCAGCCTCATTTAATTACTGCCAGATGCTATCGCAAGTTGTAATTTTGTAGCTAAACCCAAAAGCCAGAAATTAAAAGGATCTCTAAGCTTTCCCATTAATTTCTGGCTTTTATTTTAGTCTTGACAATATACTCTCAAAATGAGAGTACATTGTAGGTAAGTCAAGACACTAACTAAGACATTAACTAAGACATTAACTAAGACATTAACTAAGACATTAACTAAGACATTAACTAAGACATTAACTAAGACACTAACTAAGACAGCAAAATTATGACTACCAAAAATAAATTTCAAGCTCAAAGGTATAGGATATGCGGATTTATTCTAAGAAAACACTTGATGAATTTGGGAAAATTCATGCCGACGTAGCTACTGCTTTAAATAGTTGGCATCAAGTCGCAAAATCTGCATCATGGCAAAATATTCAAGATGTCAAGAAATCTTATTCATCTGCTGATGTGGCGGGACGATTTACTGTTTTCAATATCAAAGGTAATAAATATCGCCTGATCGTCAACATTGACTATGAGAGACAAATTATCAATATCAAATATGTTCTAACTCACGCTGAGTATGACTCAGGTAGGTGGAAAAATGACCCTTACTATTAATCGAAAAGTTTATGGTGATTTGCTAGCCGAGATTCAGCCTCATGTGATTACCAATGATGCTGAAAATGAAATTGCATTGCAAAACATGGAAAGATTGCTAGCACTTCCTCATCCAACTGCTGAAGAAGAGAGGATTTTGCAATTGCTGCTGACATTGATTGAAAAATATGAAGATCAGCATTATCCAATGAATGATGCTTCACCTCTTGATGTTCTCTTACATTTAATGGAAGCCAATGATTTAAAACAAGCCGATCTAGTGAATGTGATTGGCTCAAGTGGCGTTGTCTCAGAAGTGGTAAACGGCAAGCGTCAAATCAGCAAAAATCAAGCTCAAGCGCTTGGCAAATTCTTTCACGTTGATCCTAAATTGTTCTTATAAGAAAAGGATTGCTTTGCAATCCTTTTCTTATTTATCTAGGCGGACGACGTACCATTGCCATGTACCGCGATCGCCACAATCTAGATCGCAAGCAGTTTTAATTAGACGCTGGACTTGTTCACTAATTGCAAGGTTTTGTAAATCGTAGGGTAGCGCATCTTGGATATCGATCAGCAGATCATGCAAAATTTGTTCTAATTCTGGCTGAGTGACAAACTGTTCTTGCATATCTGGAGGCAGCACCACATAAGTGTCTTCGTAGTACATCATGCTGCTTGGCATATGGTTTCTCAGCTAATATAATTTTTTGTTTAATTTAAGGATAAAAGCATTGTATTGCAATGCCTTCACTCGGTTAAAATCTTAGCATGACGAATGAATTGCCTTTAGAACAAACTGTAGAGCCAATTGAGCCAGTGCTTGAAGAGTCTATCGAGCCTAAAGAGCCAGTTGATCATGTTGAGCCAGTGCTTGAGGAATCAGTTGAGCTTGAAGAGCCAGATGAGTATATTGAGCTATTAGAACCATTGTCTTTATCAATGGATGGTTATGAGCAGCCAGAATTACCGATCGCCAATTCTCTCAAGCAAAAAGTAGAAGCAGTGTTGTATCTAAAGGGGCAACCGATGAATTTGGCTGCGATCGCTGAGGCTCTGGGTTGCGAGATCGAGGATGCAGAAATGGGACTGATTGACTTAATTACTGAATATGCCCATCGAGACAGTGCTTTAGAAATCATGGAGACTGATGTGGGCTTTTCGCTCAGACTGCGATCGGAGTTTGAGGATTTAGTACATAAACTTATCCCTGTCGATTTGGGGCGTGGTGTTTTACGGACTTTGGCTGCGATCGCCCTCAAAAAAAATATTGTGCAATCAGAGTTGATTGAACTACGCGGTGCTGGGGCTTATCAGCATGTGCAGGAATTGGTCGAGCAAGGATTTGTAAAAAAGAAGCGCCAAGCAGAAGGGCGATCGTCAGTTTTACAAGTAACTACCAAATTTCATCAATACTTTGAAATCGATGATTTGACTAAGTTGATTTAGGCTCATGTGATATTCATATCCTCATTAATAAAGGCGGAGCGAAGCTCCGCCTTTATTAATGAGGGTTTTATGTCCTAAGCAAAGCTTACATTGCTATAAAAAAGGTGATGTTTATAAGCAAAATATTTTCGACTGTTTTGCAAATACCAGAAGCATTGTAACAACGCCTAGCGATCGCTAAGCAATTCTTCTTGCTTCAACGGTCTTTGGTAAACTTAGCGGTTCCTCTAGGTTTCCAAAGGCAAGCTCCCACCCGTTTGCTAGCGTCATCACCTTGCCATCAGTGGTTTCTTCTTCTTTGACAACTTCCTCTTCTAAATCTTTTTTAGCAACATAGACCACTAGATGACCGATGTTATTCCGACGTAGCATGACTTTCATGGAATTTTCCTTGATGATTTTAGATGTAAATGGGCACAAAGCACCCACTCGCATTATTCGACGATTTCTAATTCTTTTTGACGACAGCCGATGATATGTCCTGTATAGAGAAAGTGGACAGAATAGATATAGGAACTTTGGAGGAAAGTCCCAATATTCACCACATAGCCAACTTCTCCTTTCTTAGCAAGAGTTTCACCAATCTCCTTTCCAGGAAAAGTACCATCATTGCGAATTAATTTCTTGATTCTGACCTTTTCGCCAATCTCAAAGGTTGGAGGACTATCAAGTTCCACATCGTTATACAGCATGGGCAAATCTCTCTGATTGAACGAGGTTAAGCAATTCCTTAGAAGTGAGACTGCGCTTGACTTGGATCGATCGCTGACGCACTGCATCTAAGACTGATTGCGCTTTCTCTTTGGAAATATCAACACCCTGCTGCTGGAGTAAACTTGCTACGAGATGACGACCTGAATGTTTACCAGCAACAAGATGACGCTTAGCGCCCACTTCATCGGGATTAAACGGCTCATAGCTGCTAGGATTTTTGAGAACTCCTGCGGCGTGAATACCCGATTCATGGCTAAAGGCGTTGCTACCGACGATCGCTTTCCAAGGTGGTACAGGATTTTGCGAAGCGGTCGCAACTAATTGCGAGAGTTCCCAGAAACAACGGGTTTCAATACCTAAATCAATACCATGAATTTGTTTGAGCGCCATCACCACTTCTTCTAGAGCCGCATTGCCTGCCCTCTCGCCTAAACCGTTCACAGTGGTATTTAGCGATCGCGCTCCTGCTTGCATACCAGCGAGAGCATTAGCAGTAGCCATGCCTAGATCGTTATGGGTGTGCATCTCGACGGGAATTGAGAGGGCATTGACCAGTAATTTAATCTTGCGATAGGTATTAAATGGATCGAGAATGCCAACGGTATCGCAAAAACGGAAACGAGAAGCACCCCATTGTTCTGCTGAAGCTGCTACTTCTAATAGAAAACGATCGTCAGCTCTAGAGGCATCAGCACCACCGACGGACACATATAAACCATTATCAAGGGCATAGGTAATACTTTCTTGCAGACGTGTTAGTACAGTTTCCCGCTTGCCGTCAGCCATTAGCCCAATCTGTACATCAGAGACAGGTACAGAAATATGGACGCGCTTTAGCCCACAGGCGATAGAGGCTTTGACATCAGAAATTGCCGCACGATTCCAGCCGAGTAATTTTGCTTTGAGTCCTAAGTTATTAATGGCGGCGATCGCTTCGGTTTCAGCCCCACCCATTGCAGGGATTCCAATTTCTAATTCTTGTACGCCAATGCGATCGAGGAATTTGGCGATTTCGATTTTCTCTTCAATGCTAAACGCTACACCAGCAGCCTGTTCGCCATCTCTCAGGGTTGTATCGTTAATTTGAATGTCAAGCATGATCGTCCTCCTCTTTCTGTACTTTCTGCTGTGATTGCGTTCGTCAGATAAGCAATATGAATGAATCTGTCTACGGTTTGAGGTGAGATCCCCCCCAGCCCCCCTTATGAAAGGGGGGAGAATTTAATTAATTCTTTTCCCCCCTTGTAAAGGGGGGTTAGGGGGGATCTTAAATCTAGCGAATCAAGTCGTAGGAAATGTCGGTCTTTGATGGAATGATCGTGTTGCGATCGAGTTCATCGAGGAGAGTATTCACAATCCAGTTGAGTAGATTGATTGCGCCTTGATAACCGTAGGTCGAATAGCGATGTAGATGATGGCGATCGAAGATAGGATAGCCAATGCGTACCAAAGGAGTCTTGGTATCGCGCCATAGGTACTTACCGTAGGAATTGCCAATCAAGAGATAAACTGGCTCGGTGAAGAGGAGCGATCGCAAGTGCCAGAGATCCTTACCACCCCAGATCGTGGCATTCTGACCGAAGGGGCTAGAATCTAGCAGTGCCCTTAATTCGCCTTCAAAGTTAGCGTTAGAGTTGCTGACGACAATATGAATTGGTTCTGCACCAACTTCCAAGAGGAACTGAACTAAACCAATTACCAAGTCAGGATCGCCATAGAGGGCAATGCGCTTGCCATGCAACCATGCTTGAGAATCTGTCAGAGCATCAACGGCGCGACCTCTTTCATCTTCCAATTCCTTAGGAATGGGCTTGCCTGTTAGAGCCGAAAGCTTCATCAAGAATTCATCAGTACCGCGAATACCGACGGGACGGCTGACGTAGGTCTTTTGATTCCACTCAGTTTCGATGTATTCTCTAGTCTTGGTGGTCGCGTAAGATTGGAATGCGATTGTCGCTTCAGCATTGATTGAATCAGCAGCATCCTCTAGCTTGGTTCCACCTGGATACATTTGGTATTCACCCGTGTTAGGTGAATCCAAGTATTCAGAGTTATCCGCAAGCAAGGTGTAGTTAACATCCATTAAATCAGCATAGCGCTTGATTTCACGAAGGTTGCCAATGTAGGTTTCAAATCCTGGGATGAAGTTAATCTTGCCGTTGGTGGTTTCTTGCTTCTTACCTGCGGTCAGGTTCGAGAGAATACCCTTGATCATGTTGTCATAGCCTGTGATGTGAGAACCAACAAAGCTAGGCGTATGGGCATAGGGAACGGGAAAAGTTAGAGGAACTGAATTGGCTGCCTTCGCATTGGTGATGAATGCTTGTAAGTCATCACCGATTACTTCTGCCATACAGGTTGTGCAGACTGCAATCATCTTGGGCTTGTAGAGATTGTAGGAAGTTGCCAAGCCTTCAATCATATTCAATTGTCCGCCAAAAACCGCCGCATCTTCTGTCATCGAAGAGGATACTGCTGAGAATGGCTCTTTGAAGTGGCGCGTAAAGTGACTGCGGAAATAGGAAACACAGCCTTGAGAACCATGAACGAAGGGTAATGTAGCTTCAAAACCAACTGCTGCAAGGATGGCTCCAAGGGGCTGACAAGCTTTAGCAGGATTGACAGTGAGGGCTTCACGGGCGAAATTCTTTTCGCGGTATTCCCAACCCTTTGTCCAGTCAGCAATCTTAGCAACTTCTTCGGGGCTATGCCCACCTTCAAATTCTTTCTTTGCTTGAAATAGCTCTTGGTATTCGTCTTGGTGGAATAACCGAGCGTGATCTTGAATGTCGTTAACGTTATTCTGGGACATGATTTTAATTCCAATCTAGGTGAAAATCAATGTGAGTGAAAGATTCTTGAATGAGAATGGGTTTGAAAAGTTTGTAACCCTCACTCATGAATTTCTGTTAAATGCAGAGGTTTGATCCCCATGCCCTATCGGGCATCCCCCTTGTAAAGGGGGGCTTAATTGAATTAATTCTCCCCCCTTTACAAGGGGGGCTGGGGGGGATCTAAACTTCCGCAGTTTTCCAAGGAGTGCCAACTAAGCTCCAAGTGGGGCTGTTGAGGGCAAGATCCATATCACGGGCAAAGATTGCGAAGCCGTCATAACCGTGATAAGGACCAGAGTAATCCCAAGAGTGCATCTGACGGAAAGGTAGTGCCATCTTCTGGAACACATACTTCTCTTTGATGCCAGAGGCGATCAGATCAGGCTTCAGTTCTTTGACGAAGGCTTCAAACTCGTATGCCGAAACATCGTCATAGATCAGAGTGCCATTCTCAATGTAGTGAGTGGTGCGCTTGTAGTCGTCGTTGTGACCAAACTCGTAGCCCGTACCAATCAACTTCATGCCAAGATCGTGGAACGCAGGAACAACGTGGCGAGGACGTAATCCACCAACCATCAGAGCTACGGTTTTACCTTCTAAACGTGATTTGAATTTAGCAAGGACAGCATCGGTCTGAGCTTGGTATTTCGCAATCACTTCTTCGGCTTTTGCTTGAATAGTTTCATCAAATTTAGAAGCAATTTCTCTGAGTGAGGCAGCGATTTGGGTGGGGCCAAAGAAGTTGTATTCTAACCAAGGAATACCATAGGCTTCTTCCATGTGACGGCTGATATAGTTCATAGAGCGATAGCAGTGAACTAGATTCAGTTTTACGGAAGGAGTGTTGATCATCTCATTGAGAGTTCCGTCTCCTGACCATTGGGCGACAACGCGCAAGCCAATTTCTTCGATCAAGATGCGACTAGACCAAGCATCTCCACCAATGTTGTAGTCACCGATAATGGCAACATCATAGGCGGTACTATCTGGAATATTACCTTCTTTCTTGTTTTTGTCGAATTGTGGGAAAACCCAATCACGTACTGCGTCATTGGCGATGTGGTGTCCGAGGGATTGCGATACTCCACGGAAGCCTTCACAACGGACAGGTACAACAGTTTTGCCGATTTCTTTAGCAGCCTTCTTAGCTACTGCTTCAATGTCATCTCCAATCAAACCGATTGGGCATTCTGATTGAATGGAAACACCACGATTGAGAGGGAAGAGTTCATCTAACTCGGTAATCAGTTTCAATAGTTTTTTGTCACCACCGAAAACGATATCACGTTCTTGGAAGTCAGACGTGAAGTCCATCGTGCCGAAGGAATCAATACCAGTTGTGCCGATGTAGTAGTTACGGCGACCAGACCAAGAGTAGTAACCACAACCAACGGGCCCGTGACTGATGTGGATCATGTCTTTGATTGGTCCCCAAACTACACCTTTAGAACCAGCGTAGGCGCAACCACGGGTGGTCATTGAGCCAGGGACAGATTTGACGTTGGATTTGACACCACAATCAGACTTGCCTTCTTCAAACACGTTGAGGTGCTTTTCGCGTTTTTTCTTGGCTTTGTCTGGATATGCTTCGATGACTTCTTTGATGAATGCCTTGGTCTCAGGAATGTCATTAACAGGTGTTGTAGCGGTTGGAGGTGTTAATGTAGCGGATTCTGGAGGTGTCATATTAGCCTCAAGGAAAAGGGTAAAAGGATTGAGAGTCACTCTGTGCAGGCTGAGCCTGCACAGAGTCGAAATTATTAAACTAGAGCAAGTTCTTCTACGGGAACTTCATCGGCAGTCTTACCAACGAGATGCTCGAATGCTTTGTCATCGCCAAGAATACCGAACTCAACTAAGAGGTCTTCCAATTCGTCCATGGTGATTGGAGTAGGAATTGTGAAATTGGTATTGTGGTAGATTTTATCGGCAAGGGTGCGATATTCTTGGGCTTGAGGGTGATTAGGCGCATATTCAATCACAGTCATGCGGCGCAGTTCAGCATGTTGAACCACGTTGTCGCGAGGTACAAAGTGAATCATTTGGGTGTTCAAGCGCTTGGCAAGAGTTTCAATCAACTCAAGTTCCCGATCGCATTTACGGCTATTGCAGATCAAGCCGCCTAAACGCACACCACCAGAGTGAGCATATTTGAGAATACCGCGAGCAATGTTGTTAGCAGCGTACATTGCCATCATTTCGCCAGAGGTGACGATATAGATTTCTTGCGCCTTGCCTTCACGAATAGGCATTGCAAAACCGCCACAAACAACGTCGCCTAATACATCATAGCTAACGAAGTCGAGGTCTTCATAGGCTCCATTTTCTTCCAAGAAGTTAATGGCGGTGATGATGCCACGTCCAGCGCAACCAACCCCTGGTTCAGGGCCACCTGACTCTACGCACTTAACGCCTTTGTAGCCAGTGAGTAGGACTTCTTCAAGTTCGACATCTTCAACTGCGCCACGCTCAGCAGCAAGGTGGAGAACGGTGGTTTGGGCTTTGCTGTGGAGCATCAAGCGGGTGGAGTCAGCTTTAGGGTCGCAGCCTACGATCATAATGCGATCGCCTTGGGTGAGATCGGCTAAACCTGCAATTGTATTTTGAGAAGTTGTAGATTTACCGATACCACCTTTACCGTAGAAGGCGATTTGTCTTAATGGACTCATGAGAATTTCTCCTTATTAAATCAAAGAATGTACTGTAGTTTGGAAGTTAGGACACTTGAGAAAGGTCTTAAGGAAGTTCTTTCTCGGTTTTTAAAGCGATCGCTGTCTTCACAGGAGGAGAGCGCTCGACTCTAAGTATGGAAATGTTGAATAAGTAAGGGTTCATTGGTTTTGGGTTGAAAATTACTGGCTCCCCCCTTCCCCCCTTGCAAAGGGGGGAGATTAGAATTATCTTCTTCCCCCTTTACAAGGGGGATTGAGGGGGATCTTTAGAAACTTTTAAACTGCTTCAACGCTGAGGCTGGAGAGAACGCGATCGCGTAGTCTTACTTCGATCGCATCTTTTAAAGTAGCGGTGCTGCTAGAGCAGGAACTGCAAGCACCTTTGAGAATGACTTTGACGATATCGCCATCGACATCGAATAGTTCGACATTGCCACCGTCTGCGATGAGCATGGGGCGGACTTCATCGAGAATTTCTTGAATCTTGGTGATCTTCTGAACAGTGGTTAACTTACGGCTGGTTTGTTGAATGCGAGTAAGTTCAGCTTCCACTCTGGCAGTTGTCGCTTCCTTATCTTTTTCTACTGTGGTGATAATGTCTTCAATCCCTGCGAGACAGGAACCGCAGGAACCACCAGCTTTGATGTAGTTGGTAACTTCTTCAACGGTAGTGAGATTATTCTCAATGACGATGCGGCGAACGCGGTTATCACTAACTCCAAAGCATGTGCAGAGAAGTGCGCCTTCATCTTCTTCATGATGTTCAATCTCTATGCCGCGATACTTGTAAATAGCCGCTTCTAGGGCTTCTTGTCCCATTACGGAACAGTGCATTTTTGCTTCAGGTAAGCCGCCTAAGTAATCGGCGATGTCTTTATTGCTTACTTTAAGAGCTTCATCTAATGTAAGTCCTTTTATCATTTCTGTCAAGGCAGAAGAAGAAGCGATCGCACTGGTGCATCCAAAGGTTTGGAAGCGAGCATCAAGAATGCTATCGGCAGGAACATCAATCTTGAGATGTAGTCTCAGAGCGTCACCACAGGCAATGCTGCCGATTTCGCCGAATACAACTGCAATATCTGTTTCGTCAGTAATTTCTATCGCTCCTTGATTCTTAGGATTGTAGAAGAGGTCTAATACTTTATCGGTGTAGTCCCACATGGCAGTAAGTAAAAAGATAAAAGGTAAAAGTGAAAATAGAAAGCTAGTAGTTGGAATTTCAAGATCAAGTAAATTCAGGTAAGAGAAAAATATTTTTTCCTTTTTCCTTTTTCCTTTTTACTTGACAAGAGCCTCTTCTCTCTCTTGCAACCAACCCGCAGCATCGCTATTAAAGGGTGATAAAGCACGGAGGCGATCGATGATGCTGGGCATGACTTCTAGGACGTGATCAATTTCGGCATCGGTGGTATAGCGGGAGAGGCTGAAGCGGATGGAGCCGTGGAGAATTGTGTAGGGGAGTCCCATTGCGCGAAGCACATGGGATGGTTCGAGGGAGCCAGAGGTACAGGCGGAACCAGAGGAGGCGCAAATACCATAGCGATCGAGGGATAAGAGAATTGCTTCTCCTTC from Pseudanabaena sp. BC1403 encodes the following:
- the nifK gene encoding nitrogenase molybdenum-iron protein subunit beta yields the protein MSQNNVNDIQDHARLFHQDEYQELFQAKKEFEGGHSPEEVAKIADWTKGWEYREKNFAREALTVNPAKACQPLGAILAAVGFEATLPFVHGSQGCVSYFRSHFTRHFKEPFSAVSSSMTEDAAVFGGQLNMIEGLATSYNLYKPKMIAVCTTCMAEVIGDDLQAFITNAKAANSVPLTFPVPYAHTPSFVGSHITGYDNMIKGILSNLTAGKKQETTNGKINFIPGFETYIGNLREIKRYADLMDVNYTLLADNSEYLDSPNTGEYQMYPGGTKLEDAADSINAEATIAFQSYATTKTREYIETEWNQKTYVSRPVGIRGTDEFLMKLSALTGKPIPKELEDERGRAVDALTDSQAWLHGKRIALYGDPDLVIGLVQFLLEVGAEPIHIVVSNSNANFEGELRALLDSSPFGQNATIWGGKDLWHLRSLLFTEPVYLLIGNSYGKYLWRDTKTPLVRIGYPIFDRHHLHRYSTYGYQGAINLLNWIVNTLLDELDRNTIIPSKTDISYDLIR
- the nifD gene encoding nitrogenase molybdenum-iron protein alpha chain gives rise to the protein MTPPESATLTPPTATTPVNDIPETKAFIKEVIEAYPDKAKKKREKHLNVFEEGKSDCGVKSNVKSVPGSMTTRGCAYAGSKGVVWGPIKDMIHISHGPVGCGYYSWSGRRNYYIGTTGIDSFGTMDFTSDFQERDIVFGGDKKLLKLITELDELFPLNRGVSIQSECPIGLIGDDIEAVAKKAAKEIGKTVVPVRCEGFRGVSQSLGHHIANDAVRDWVFPQFDKNKKEGNIPDSTAYDVAIIGDYNIGGDAWSSRILIEEIGLRVVAQWSGDGTLNEMINTPSVKLNLVHCYRSMNYISRHMEEAYGIPWLEYNFFGPTQIAASLREIASKFDETIQAKAEEVIAKYQAQTDAVLAKFKSRLEGKTVALMVGGLRPRHVVPAFHDLGMKLIGTGYEFGHNDDYKRTTHYIENGTLIYDDVSAYEFEAFVKELKPDLIASGIKEKYVFQKMALPFRQMHSWDYSGPYHGYDGFAIFARDMDLALNSPTWSLVGTPWKTAEV
- the nifH gene encoding nitrogenase iron protein, which produces MSPLRQIAFYGKGGIGKSTTSQNTIAGLADLTQGDRIMIVGCDPKADSTRLMLHSKAQTTVLHLAAERGAVEDVELEEVLLTGYKGVKCVESGGPEPGVGCAGRGIITAINFLEENGAYEDLDFVSYDVLGDVVCGGFAMPIREGKAQEIYIVTSGEMMAMYAANNIARGILKYAHSGGVRLGGLICNSRKCDRELELIETLAKRLNTQMIHFVPRDNVVQHAELRRMTVIEYAPNHPQAQEYRTLADKIYHNTNFTIPTPITMDELEDLLVEFGILGDDKAFEHLVGKTADEVPVEELALV
- the nifU gene encoding Fe-S cluster assembly protein NifU: MWDYTDKVLDLFYNPKNQGAIEITDETDIAVVFGEIGSIACGDALRLHLKIDVPADSILDARFQTFGCTSAIASSSALTEMIKGLTLDEALKVSNKDIADYLGGLPEAKMHCSVMGQEALEAAIYKYRGIEIEHHEEDEGALLCTCFGVSDNRVRRIVIENNLTTVEEVTNYIKAGGSCGSCLAGIEDIITTVEKDKEATTARVEAELTRIQQTSRKLTTVQKITKIQEILDEVRPMLIADGGNVELFDVDGDIVKVILKGACSSCSSSTATLKDAIEVRLRDRVLSSLSVEAV